Proteins co-encoded in one Bacillus sp. FSL H8-0547 genomic window:
- a CDS encoding GntR family transcriptional regulator: MTTFNPLYLKVYQSLLNQIKSGTLKHGEKVPSEKELAEQFEVSRITSKKALDLLSEEHYIERIQGKGSFVTYAGSGKDAAPPPERISQTRKLIGFILPGFDESYGMDLVKGIEKHCSDYGFTVLFKLSYGKKEVEERAVNEFLDIGAEGLIVFPVHGEHVNNKLLELVSRNFPIVLIDRFIKGIPASFVCTDHQKAAGELTAHLFDLGHKEIGFLSPPPDGTTAIEERIMGFQLAHSEFGIKLNREYILTEIKNSMPVHSAGNPDIFKEDILKLDSYFAKHKKLTAVAACEHSIAELAVERLRAAGRKVPEDISVVCFDSPGNGRIHFTHIKQDEWTISFNAVNLLMEKMSNHKFAVQHIFVPHKVVEGETEKPMHRVTY; this comes from the coding sequence ATGACAACTTTTAACCCTCTTTATCTGAAGGTGTATCAATCTCTATTGAATCAAATAAAAAGCGGCACCCTTAAACATGGAGAGAAAGTTCCCTCTGAGAAAGAATTGGCAGAGCAATTTGAAGTGAGCAGAATTACATCAAAAAAAGCACTCGATCTCTTATCAGAAGAACATTATATTGAAAGAATTCAGGGGAAGGGTTCGTTTGTTACGTATGCCGGCTCGGGGAAGGATGCTGCACCTCCTCCTGAACGCATAAGTCAGACCCGCAAATTGATCGGCTTTATTCTCCCCGGGTTTGATGAAAGCTACGGAATGGATCTTGTCAAAGGGATTGAAAAACATTGCAGTGACTATGGTTTTACGGTTTTGTTCAAATTGAGCTACGGGAAAAAAGAAGTAGAGGAACGAGCTGTTAATGAATTTCTTGACATAGGGGCAGAGGGCCTGATTGTTTTTCCTGTTCATGGTGAGCATGTGAACAACAAATTGCTTGAACTTGTTTCAAGAAACTTTCCCATTGTTCTCATTGACCGTTTTATTAAAGGGATACCTGCCTCATTTGTCTGCACGGACCATCAAAAAGCAGCTGGAGAGCTCACTGCTCATCTCTTTGACCTGGGTCATAAAGAAATTGGCTTTTTGTCTCCGCCGCCGGATGGCACGACAGCCATTGAAGAACGCATCATGGGATTTCAGCTTGCGCATTCTGAGTTTGGAATTAAGCTTAACAGAGAATATATTCTGACCGAAATAAAAAACAGCATGCCTGTTCACAGTGCAGGCAATCCAGACATTTTTAAGGAAGACATTCTTAAACTTGATTCTTATTTTGCAAAGCACAAAAAACTTACAGCTGTGGCGGCATGCGAGCATTCAATTGCAGAACTGGCGGTTGAAAGACTGCGTGCAGCAGGCAGAAAAGTTCCTGAAGATATTTCTGTCGTCTGCTTTGATTCTCCCGGCAATGGCCGAATTCATTTCACACATATTAAGCAGGATGAATGGACAATATCCTTTAATGCGGTAAATCTTCTGATGGAAAAGATGTCTAATCACAAGTTTGCAGTTCAGCATATCTTTGTTCCTCACAAAGTTGTTGAGGGTGAAACAGAAAAACCAATGCATCGCGTGACGTACTAG
- a CDS encoding ABC transporter substrate-binding protein: MKCVKSLLTVVMICFLLVAAGCSSESSSSKSEDGKTTITFWHPMTDITGDAVNQVVKAFEKKHPDIKVKSVYIANQGEGSNEKLLSSIAGGNPPDVAYFDRFEIASWAAQGSLEDLSDLAEKDKITKDQFYPFAWEEASYENKLYGLPTTTDSRLVYYNKKHFEKAGLDPENPPKTIAELEDAAEKLTIKDGKRFSQIGFIPWLDQGWFYGWGWAFGGDFYDPETKEVTADDPKNVEALQWIADYAKKYNIEDITAFTNSQGTGAMDPFLTEQISMKISGPWTVSAINKFKPDLEYGVFPIPTPTGDNYSTWSGGWSVVIPKGAKEKEAAWEFLKFFSGEEGQKIFSGIAKDFSIKDSVNEELGYKDDPILNEFVEILPSSNHRPVMTQGTLYWNELASAVENATRGNGEPDELLKKVNEKVEKALK, encoded by the coding sequence ATGAAGTGTGTAAAAAGTTTACTTACAGTAGTAATGATTTGTTTTTTGCTTGTCGCAGCAGGCTGCAGTTCTGAATCATCTTCTAGTAAAAGCGAAGACGGAAAAACGACTATTACATTTTGGCATCCGATGACAGATATTACTGGTGATGCTGTAAATCAGGTTGTAAAAGCATTTGAAAAAAAACATCCGGATATTAAAGTCAAGTCTGTTTATATTGCCAACCAGGGTGAAGGATCCAACGAAAAGCTCCTGTCCTCTATTGCGGGTGGAAATCCCCCGGATGTTGCCTATTTTGACCGTTTTGAAATTGCTTCGTGGGCCGCACAGGGTTCACTTGAAGATTTAAGTGATCTTGCTGAAAAAGATAAGATTACGAAAGACCAATTCTACCCTTTTGCATGGGAAGAAGCGTCATATGAAAATAAACTTTACGGACTGCCGACCACTACAGATTCAAGGCTCGTCTACTACAATAAAAAGCATTTCGAAAAAGCCGGGCTTGATCCGGAAAATCCTCCAAAAACAATTGCGGAACTCGAAGATGCAGCAGAAAAATTGACGATTAAAGACGGAAAACGCTTTTCCCAAATCGGTTTCATTCCATGGCTTGATCAAGGCTGGTTCTATGGATGGGGCTGGGCTTTCGGTGGCGATTTCTATGATCCTGAAACAAAAGAAGTAACAGCTGACGATCCGAAAAATGTTGAAGCGCTTCAATGGATTGCCGATTATGCAAAGAAATACAACATTGAAGACATTACAGCCTTTACGAATTCACAGGGGACAGGCGCGATGGATCCGTTCTTAACAGAGCAGATCAGCATGAAAATCAGCGGACCCTGGACGGTCTCGGCTATTAATAAATTCAAGCCGGATCTTGAATACGGCGTATTCCCGATACCAACTCCGACAGGCGATAACTACTCGACTTGGTCAGGAGGCTGGTCTGTCGTCATCCCTAAAGGAGCAAAAGAGAAAGAAGCAGCCTGGGAATTCCTTAAGTTCTTCAGCGGAGAAGAAGGGCAGAAAATCTTCAGCGGCATTGCCAAAGATTTCTCAATTAAAGATTCTGTCAATGAAGAATTAGGTTATAAAGATGACCCGATTCTAAATGAGTTTGTTGAGATCCTGCCATCGAGCAATCACAGACCGGTTATGACTCAGGGAACTCTTTACTGGAATGAATTAGCGAGTGCCGTGGAAAATGCAACACGGGGGAATGGCGAGCCTGATGAACTTCTTAAAAAAGTAAATGAAAAAGTGGAGAAAGCATTGAAATAA
- a CDS encoding sugar ABC transporter permease yields MQQPKLSTSVTANKTAAVKKKKWRNKTSLYGWLFVTPWLLGLIIFYAFPLLSSIYFSFTTYSILQPGEFVGLQNYRDLMNDDLFWKAVANTIYFAALYVPLSIIFGVCLAMVLNLKIRGMTVYRTIFFLPTLVPQVALAVLWMWLLNPQFGLVNGMLDLFGIQGPAWLGSETWSKPSIVIMSLWGIGQAVVIYLAGLTDISEDYYDAAEVDGANWFQKTVHITLPLLTPVIFFNLVMGVIGAFQQFALPYALTGGQGTPANSLTFYVMYLYDNGFKFFKMGYASAMAWILFAIIMLLTAVIFSTSKRWVHYQGK; encoded by the coding sequence ATGCAGCAGCCAAAACTGAGCACATCGGTTACCGCTAATAAGACAGCAGCTGTTAAAAAGAAAAAATGGAGAAATAAAACATCCTTGTACGGCTGGCTCTTTGTCACCCCATGGCTTCTTGGTCTTATTATTTTTTACGCTTTTCCTTTACTGTCTTCCATCTATTTCAGTTTTACGACTTACAGCATTCTTCAGCCCGGCGAGTTCGTCGGCCTTCAAAATTACAGGGATTTGATGAATGATGATTTGTTTTGGAAAGCTGTAGCCAATACGATTTATTTCGCCGCTTTATATGTTCCGTTAAGCATTATTTTCGGAGTCTGTCTTGCCATGGTACTGAATTTGAAGATCAGGGGCATGACCGTATACAGAACAATTTTTTTCCTCCCGACTCTGGTGCCTCAAGTAGCGCTTGCTGTTTTGTGGATGTGGCTGCTTAATCCGCAGTTCGGGCTTGTCAACGGAATGCTTGACCTCTTTGGCATACAAGGTCCTGCATGGCTCGGAAGCGAAACATGGTCAAAACCTTCCATAGTGATCATGTCATTATGGGGCATCGGTCAAGCAGTTGTCATTTATCTTGCGGGACTGACAGATATTTCGGAAGACTATTACGATGCTGCAGAAGTGGACGGTGCGAACTGGTTTCAAAAGACAGTGCATATCACGCTTCCACTTTTAACGCCTGTTATCTTTTTTAACCTTGTAATGGGTGTCATCGGTGCTTTCCAGCAGTTTGCTTTGCCTTATGCTCTAACCGGCGGGCAGGGAACTCCGGCAAATTCTCTGACGTTCTATGTCATGTATCTCTATGACAATGGATTTAAATTTTTCAAAATGGGCTATGCATCTGCCATGGCATGGATCTTATTTGCCATCATCATGCTTCTGACAGCTGTTATTTTTTCCACCTCAAAACGCTGGGTTCACTATCAGGGCAAATAA